The following are from one region of the Coffea eugenioides isolate CCC68of chromosome 2, Ceug_1.0, whole genome shotgun sequence genome:
- the LOC113753980 gene encoding cinnamoyl-CoA reductase 1-like, with product MAAWEAEKDRTVCVTGAGGYLASWVVKLLLSRHYTVHATLRKPNDEKYVHLKKLDKAAENLKLFKADLLDYNSISAAIRGCDGVFHVASPVPSGSVPNPEVELVEPAVKGTLNVLKACSEANVKRVVVVSSTAAVVMSPNLPEGEIIDEKCWSDGEYCKATNNWYCYSKTVAESEALQYAKETGLDVLTVCPSFVLGPMLQHDVNASSLALIKLLKDGCEETENKFYNTVDVRDVAEALLLVYGRPEAEGRYICSPHVTTTKDMVETLRKNYANYKYPKRLIEVKDQSRWNISSEKLERLGWRYRPVEETLVDSIESYKQAGILD from the exons GGCAGCGTGGGAGGCTGAGAAGGACAGGACAGTGTGTGTTACAGGAGCAGGGGGATACCTGGCATCTTGGGTAGTCAAGCTACTCCTTTCCCGCCATTATACTGTTCATGCCACCCTCAGAAAGCCCA ACGATGAGAAATATGTTCATCTGAAGAAACTTGACAAAGCAGCTGAGAATTTGAAACTCTTTAAGGCTGATTTGCTCGATTACAATTCCATTTCTGCAGCCATCAGGGGTTGTGATGGCGTATTTCATGTAGCTAGTCCTGTTCCTTCAGGCTCTGTTCCCAATCCTGAG GTTGAACTTGTTGAGCCAGCTGTAAAGGGTACCCTTAATGTACTGAAGGCTTGTTCTGAAGCAAATGTCAAGCGCGTTGTAGTTGTTTCCTCTACTGCAGCTGTTGTAATGAGTCCTAATCTGCCTGAAGGTGAAATCATAGATGAGAAGTGTTGGTCAGACGGCGAATACTGCAAGGCAACAAAT AACTGGTATTGTTACTCCAAGACGGTTGCTGAAAGTGAGGCATTACAATATGCAAAAGAAACTGGCCTTGATGTTTTAACTGTATGCCCATCCTTTGTTCTCGGCCCCATGCTTCAGCATGATGTGAATGCTAGCAGTCTGGCTCTTATAAAGCTGTTGAAAG ACGGATGTgaagaaacagaaaacaaaTTCTACAACACAGTAGATGTGCGTGATGTGGCCGAGGCACTGCTTTTGGTTTACGGGAGACCTGAAGCTGAAGGCCGGTACATATGTTCACCTCACGTCACCACGACAAAAGATATGGTGGAAACTCTGAGGAAAAACTATGCCAACTACAAGTACCCTAAGAG ACTTATAGAGGTGAAGGATCAAAGCCGATGGAATATTAGCTCAGAAAAATTGGAGAGGCTGGGCTGGAGGTATAGGCCAGTGGAAGAAACTCTTGTTGACTCTATCGAAAGCTACAAGCAAGCTGGGATCTTAGATTGA